Within the Kluyveromyces lactis strain NRRL Y-1140 chromosome A complete sequence genome, the region CTTGTGTTAACCGATATGACTCTATTCCACAAATGATATCAcgatttcatttcaaattatcaggttttttcgaatttttcaattctaacTGCAACTGGTACAGAGAGAGAGAGTGAGATGGTGCCGGTTTCTTGTGGAATGTCCCCTCGCACCGCAACCTTTTGGTGGGCTCAGATCCACTCTGCAAATGAGAGGATGTTTGGTCATGTTTGGCCCTTTCGAGTATTCAATGTGATTCCCTCTCGGGAATCACATTGTAACAAGCACTTTGATGCACGGTAAAGTAGATATTAGGGACATTTTCCACTCATCACCACAACAAGTTGTCGCAGGTCCAATGGTCTAGTGGTTCACGACGTCGCCTTTACACGGCGAAGATCCCGAGTTCGAACCTCGGTTGGATCATGTTCaactttatttttttgtttttttgaatcaaacaatgtatatcacgtgactttaGACTCCGTTTAAGGTTGTAATAGCTAATGGgaaattcaattcatcatcgACTTAAATACAACATTCAGTCACTAATCTTTAGAGTTActtgttcttttatttAATAATTTATTTATTCTGATATGTGCTCTCACAACTCCCAATAGCAATGGAAAGTCCGGTACTTCTAGTTAAAAACGCTAATGCTGCTACTAATGCAAGCAATCTGGGATTACTCGGACAGAAACAGAATTCGTATACTGTGGATGAGAATACTTGGTTCCTAAATAATATCAGCTTCATAttcgaagatgatgatCCGAGCCAGCACGACGAAGATCAACTAGATTACGAAAATGTCATCATTATAGATAGTGAGCCGTCTGGCACGGTGAACAATGTAGAAATGCTTAGCGAACGGTGGCAGTTACTAGCTTTTGATCAAAACCCAAGAGATAATTGCATATCACTCACTGTCATGAACGAATTAAGTGCAGATTTGGGTCAGAATACTGATATTTCTGGTTTAGATAACCTGTCTAAGCTGTACCATGAGCGAAACGCTCAGATACGGAAACTACTCGATTCCATAGCTCCGTAAATTGTAGCATATGTATATCtatacatacatatatatatatatatccCATAGTCTCACGACAACTCTTCTAAATTTGCAGGAGTTGGTTTGATCTTAATTCTATAGTGCGATTCgatctctttcaatttgggTCTTTCCTCCTTCGTGATGAAATTTATTGCAACACCTTTACGTCCAAACCGTCCGGATCTACCAATACGATGGATATAGTTCTCTAGATTATCTGGTATATCGTAGTTTATCACCAATGAGATCTGCTGGACATCGATACCACGAGCCCACACGTCTGTCGATATTAGCACCCTGGCTTTTCCACTCCTGAAATCATTCATCACTTGATCACGTTCTTCCTGTTTCATGTCACCGTGCATTGAGGACACAGAGAAATTCGTCTGTGTCAACTTCCTGGATAACCAATCCACTTTTTTCCTTGTATTACAGAATATCACACATTGTGTTATCGTTAACGAATCGTATAGATCACAGAGTGTATCAAACTTCcattcttccttttctacATCCACATAATATTGCTTTATCACGTCCAAGGATATCTCATCCCGCTTAACCAATATCTTCACCGGGTCACTCATGAACTTCTTGGTGATCTCTAATATATCTTTACTCATTGTAGCACTTACCACCACGACTTGAATCGTCGGTGGTAACTTGGTGAAAATGTCGTAGATTTGTTGTTTAAACCCCAAAGTTTCTCCGAGTAGTTCATCTGCTTCATCGAGAACTAAGATCTTACAGTTTCTAACGTTCAATACTTGTCTCTTGATCATATCTAGTACACGGCCCGGTGTACCACTGACCACTTGACAATTTTTCGATactttcttgatatcttgTTGTAAGGCCTTACCTCCTGTGCACGCATGTGCTGTAACGTTCAAATAGTCTCCTAGGTTAGATATCACAGATTCACTTTGACTCGCTAGTTCTCTTGTTGGTGATAAGACCAATGCTTGTAACTCTTTGCTCTTAGAATCAATTGCTTGTAATAATCCAATGGTAAATGTGGCCGTCTTACCGGTACCAGACTGTGCCTGGGCAATCACATCTTTTCCTGAGATAATCTGAGAAATGGCTCTAGACTGAATGGATGATGGATATTCAAAGCCGTAAAAATATATGCCTCGTAACAAATCCGGTTTCAAGTTCATCGACTCAAAAGTGGCAGATACCTTGAGCTTCTTTGAAGTCTTAAACTTCAACTTCGAGTCATCATCTCTGTTGAACGACATTGTTGATGTGATGATTCCCTTTCTTAACAACAGTAACTCCCGGTTACACTTCACTTGGACCTACCGTTGCAGCCTCTATTTCAATgcatctcatcgcatctcatcttaTCGTTGTGCTTGCCaaattttccattttttaaaggttttaAGCTGAGAACCGAAAGTTCAACAACACTTTAAGGTGTCAAATTACAAGTGTATGTAAATAACTGCAGAACAACTGGTCGAGTGGCTCGATCTAGTGATTATTTAGATCAGATTAGTGGTAGTGCGTGCTTTCTTCCCTTGTTTGCTTTTGAACTGCACCATGTTTCGTGATAGAACTAATTTGTTTTTATCCTATAGGAGAACTTTCCCCCATCAGAGGCTTTCGAGTACCAAGCATCTACGATCGAATAAAGATTTGGAGAACCAGCCATTCATTGGTAGTGACGATGGTAacaatgatgaagatatggTTGCTATGGATGATTTCTCCCGTCAATTACCGCCAAAATTTTTCGATTTAACGTTCCAAGTGGATGAGTCGTTATCTGCAGTAGATCAATTGTTGCTACAGTTGACGAAACTATATCAAAAGAACTCTTTACCAGGATTCCAGGACAATAAGCAGGATGAGGAGGAGATTGAGCAGATAAGTTTCCAGGTAATTAAGAGATTCCAAGAATGTTTTGGTGTTATCAAGACTCTTACGAGAATTAAGGATTCTCAATATTCGAATGGTAAGCAGCTAAGCAAGGACGAGTTAAGGATATTGGATAACCTAGAAAAGAACTACGCTTTGAAAGTGCAAGACAAATCGCAGAAGTTCAGAATATTACAGAATAAtcatttgaagtttttgaataaagatgatttcaaaCCACTACCCACTACGAAATCAAGTAACGATACATTGATGTTGTtggaggaagaagttgaaggaGATGAAGTCAATAACATCGACTCATATTCAAAGCAGACTTTACAAAAACAGAATCAGAAGTTACAGGATAACAATCAGCAATTTTTGCAACAAAGAGATGAGGAAATTACACAGTTAGCGAAAGGTGTACTCGAAGTTAGTACTATTTTCAGGGAAATGCAGTCTTTGATCATAGATCAAGGTACAGTGGTCGATAGGATCGATTATAACTTAGAAAACACGGTTATTGAATTAAAGCAGGCCCAAAAGGAGTTAGACAAGGCAACGCACTACCAAAAACGGAGTCAAAAATGTAAAATTATTCTATTTCTATCTTTGGTCGTTCTAGCGTTATTCCTCCTTGTCATGCTGAAACCTCATCACCATACTATACGAGAATCAGCTCCTTCAAAATCTCACAAACCTCCTGGATCACAAGTGGAGGTCAATTCTCCTAATGGAGACCCGTTGCTGGATCCAGAAAGTAATGTAGAATAAAAATGGTCAAATATTAATGAACTTGCTTATGATGGAGAAACTGCATCGAACTTCGAAAacaaattttgatatcGTGATAGAAGTAAACGACCACTGTCGAATTGGTAACAGTAGAAAGGTTCAAAAAAGTTAACTAGAGAGGAGGTCTATATATTATCTGTTACAGTAAATAGAATAAATTTGTTTAAAAAGTGAGTGGTTTCAGTATGAATATTACAATCAGAACTTAAAATGCTCCATAGGGACTGTCTCTTGACATGGATGCAGAGGTAGgttattttttcttgggAGCCTTTTCCTATAAGCAGGTTTATAGTGCATTGAAGATGCTGGTGCGGAGTTTAGCCCTGCACTCCTTTGGCTATTTCCGTATGATGCTGGACCAGTTCCGATGGAGAATTCAGGGTTTGATTGTAATAAGAAATCTGATGCAGACGGACCAGCCGAATACGGAGGTTGTGGTTGTTgtggttgttgttgctgtaCTGGTAGTGGCGGAGGGTGGTAGTATCCTTGTTGCGGACCTGCTTGGTTAGGAAGTGGAGGGTAATACTGTCCCCCGACAACTGGCGGTTGCGTAGGATGCATACCATTTGGAACCATTCCTTGAGCCATAGCAGGATTTTGTACTTGACCTTGTAATTGGTTCTGTAGTGGACCATGAGTAGGAGGGATATACTGTACACCACCTCTTCCCTGGTAGTAATTTGGATTGATACCTCTTTGAGAGACCGATGTGAACTGAGAGTCATCGTCGTTGAttccatcatcatcaaaagtGTCCATTGCAGGTCTTTCACTAGGATCAACAGTATTttgtttcaagaattcttcttcatcctcgGATAAGACGCCATTGATAATATCCTGCAATACGTCTTGTTGAGTCTTTGGAGGTTGTGTGAGTTCATCTTGTGACTGTCCTCTATTGTTGCCCTGTTGAAGGTCTGATGCTATTACCCCACTACTACCACCGGCTATGTGTTCAGCATAAACTGATGATGGAGCCAACGAACCAATTTCTCCCATCTGAGAGAAATTCTGCTGGCTGTAATTATTGTTTGGTGCCGTAATTCTACCAGAAGACAAAGCCCTAGAAGAGGAATTCATACTTGAATTGGTACCACTTTGGTTAATAGCGGAGTACGGCTGCTTTGGAACAGCATTATGAAGCAAAGTGGCATCGTTATTGTTACTGTGTCTTTGATAACTATTTGCTGCTGCCATGGTTGCTAGTCCTTGCGGTGGTACTACGGCAGTGtttgctgttgttgcagCAACACTGCCGTTGTTCATATATGAAGAGGGCACATCTGAGTCAGTGATAGTATTAGAGTTTAAAGTGTTGCTGGTGACGATTTTCGAGCCTTTATAATAATCCGGAATGGATGGAGCATCTAAATTAGTCACCTCTGTTTGATTAAACTCTTCTTTATAAAATTTGTCTCTGATAGACGTTGAAGAACgatcttcatcttcttcatcgacaAGTCCGTTCTTACTATTAGAAGCCGTTTGAGAACGAGCAAAGAAACATAACGGCAAGCAAACCAAATTCAACACAGCAGAAGCAATTAAAATATACGAGTACCACGTAACGTGAGGATAAAACAAAAGGATCACCACGATGCAGATAAGAGCAGACGATAAAAATGCCAAGATggagaacaagaaattcaTAACAAACCAGAAAGTGCTCGAATCAAAGAACCTGAATTGGCATAGGAAACTAGTGACCAATGCTAAAAACGTTAACCCAGCAGCGATTGGTGTCACGATCAAGATACTACCCAAGGCTTTTCTCGAATCGTTAttcatcttccaattcGAATCATCGTCATCCAAATTTTCCGGGTGATAATTCGCCTGAGCAGAAGAACATGAACCACCGTCATCTTCACAGTATCCAAACACACCATAATGGATCCCATCGAAACTTGCCAATCTGACATTATCGAAAACCGGTGCAGAAACACACGCCAAAATTAGAAAGGCTAATGCCACACACTGCaggaaaaacaaaaggGTTGCAAACCCGAACGTAAACCTCTTGGCCATTCGTCTTATATCAGTATACTGAGTATAAGGTCAGTATTAGATATTAAACTGGAGCCCTTTTAACTCCTCCAAGTTGAAATCAGCGGAGAGACACAAAACGTTATCTACAAAATGGGGGAAAAGACAGACACCACTATTTCCACTGAATACCACAATATTAGTTATTATTTGACAATGATTCCAATTTTAATTGTAATTAGAGTGCAAAAGGCAACAAGATTCGGCTAACTTCTCGAATGAAACGCGTCTTTAACCAGTCTCTGTCTTTAAACAAACCAGCGAGTGTTGCTTGAAGAAGACTTCTTTTAATAGTAAATGGAGATTTCGAGTCGAAATCTaaatcttgaacaaaagaaaaaaaatgcgATAAAGGCTGCAGAAAGATAACGACAGAAAACAGTCGATTGATCCACCCTATGTTGCTATATTGTGTCAACAAGCTCCGTAGGACACTTACGGAGAAACTATACAAGTAAATTACACACTCAAAGAAAGCCATCTGTGTCTATCGCACAAATATATATCAGCTTTGCCATATAAACCACATATATGCATCTGCCATGATATGGATAGTACTTGTGGTCGATCATACTGCTTAGGGAAAAGACATAATTTTCCCGTTTCGTGGAAAGGCTGGTTTTGCAGCCGATACCGTCCACAGTGAAGGCTGTGTGTGTGgcctttctttctttctctttgtGGCAtagaagattcaaaaaaaaaaataagtCTCCCGGGGGCGAGTCGAACGCCCGATCTCCAGATTACAAATTGCTTtgtgttttcaaattacaGTCTGGCGCCTTAAACCAACTTGGCTACCGAGAGGAGTTACTTGGCTTTTGGCATACTACGGAGAGTTACATTAGGAAGTACAAGTCGCATGgggaagaaagaattaggAAAAGGTAGAATGCAATGCAATGCAATGCAATCAAGCGGTGGGAAACTACGAACAGCTAGTACCGTTCGATGGTATCGCAGGTGTCTATACCGACAGTTGTTGCGTGAAAAACACTGTTTTTCTGGACAGAAATTCATACAAGGCCCGTGAATAGCTAAATATTAAGTTAGTTAGTATGTGGATCCAACGCAAATGGCCTCATATGGCATGAGGCAGAATTCTATGAAGTGAAGAGCACTTGACACCATAGTCAGgtttgatatcttcatcttcatcttcgtcttctcTCTCTACATATATGTACATGTATTT harbors:
- the TLG2 gene encoding t-SNARE syntaxin TLG2 (similar to uniprot|Q08144 Saccharomyces cerevisiae YOL018C TLG2 member of the syntaxin family of t-SNAREs) yields the protein MFRDRTNLFLSYRRTFPHQRLSSTKHLRSNKDLENQPFIGSDDGNNDEDMVAMDDFSRQLPPKFFDLTFQVDESLSAVDQLLLQLTKLYQKNSLPGFQDNKQDEEEIEQISFQVIKRFQECFGVIKTLTRIKDSQYSNGKQLSKDELRILDNLEKNYALKVQDKSQKFRILQNNHLKFLNKDDFKPLPTTKSSNDTLMLLEEEVEGDEVNNIDSYSKQTLQKQNQKLQDNNQQFLQQRDEEITQLAKGVLEVSTIFREMQSLIIDQGTVVDRIDYNLENTVIELKQAQKELDKATHYQKRSQKCKIILFLSLVVLALFLLVMLKPHHHTIRESAPSKSHKPPGSQVEVNSPNGDPLLDPESNVE
- the ATG31 gene encoding Atg31p (weakly similar to uniprot|Q03939 Saccharomyces cerevisiae YDR022C CIS1 Protein involved in microtubule assembly), encoding MESPVLLVKNANAATNASNLGLLGQKQNSYTVDENTWFLNNISFIFEDDDPSQHDEDQLDYENVIIIDSEPSGTVNNVEMLSERWQLLAFDQNPRDNCISLTVMNELSADLGQNTDISGLDNLSKLYHERNAQIRKLLDSIAP
- the FAL1 gene encoding ATP-dependent RNA helicase FAL1 (highly similar to uniprot|Q12099 Saccharomyces cerevisiae YDR021W FAL1 Nucleolar protein required for maturation of 18S rRNA member of the eIF4A subfamily of DEAD-box ATP-dependent RNA helicases); this encodes MSFNRDDDSKLKFKTSKKLKVSATFESMNLKPDLLRGIYFYGFEYPSSIQSRAISQIISGKDVIAQAQSGTGKTATFTIGLLQAIDSKSKELQALVLSPTRELASQSESVISNLGDYLNVTAHACTGGKALQQDIKKVSKNCQVVSGTPGRVLDMIKRQVLNVRNCKILVLDEADELLGETLGFKQQIYDIFTKLPPTIQVVVVSATMSKDILEITKKFMSDPVKILVKRDEISLDVIKQYYVDVEKEEWKFDTLCDLYDSLTITQCVIFCNTRKKVDWLSRKLTQTNFSVSSMHGDMKQEERDQVMNDFRSGKARVLISTDVWARGIDVQQISLVINYDIPDNLENYIHRIGRSGRFGRKGVAINFITKEERPKLKEIESHYRIKIKPTPANLEELS
- a CDS encoding uncharacterized protein (some similarities with uniprot|Q08157 Saccharomyces cerevisiae YOL019W Protein of unknown function green fluorescent protein (GFP)-fusion protein localizes to the cell periphery and vacuole), producing MAKRFTFGFATLLFFLQCVALAFLILACVSAPVFDNVRLASFDGIHYGVFGYCEDDGGSCSSAQANYHPENLDDDDSNWKMNNDSRKALGSILIVTPIAAGLTFLALVTSFLCQFRFFDSSTFWFVMNFLFSILAFLSSALICIVVILLFYPHVTWYSYILIASAVLNLVCLPLCFFARSQTASNSKNGLVDEEDEDRSSTSIRDKFYKEEFNQTEVTNLDAPSIPDYYKGSKIVTSNTLNSNTITDSDVPSSYMNNGSVAATTANTAVVPPQGLATMAAANSYQRHSNNNDATLLHNAVPKQPYSAINQSGTNSSMNSSSRALSSGRITAPNNNYSQQNFSQMGEIGSLAPSSVYAEHIAGGSSGVIASDLQQGNNRGQSQDELTQPPKTQQDVLQDIINGVLSEDEEEFLKQNTVDPSERPAMDTFDDDGINDDDSQFTSVSQRGINPNYYQGRGGVQYIPPTHGPLQNQLQGQVQNPAMAQGMVPNGMHPTQPPVVGGQYYPPLPNQAGPQQGYYHPPPLPVQQQQPQQPQPPYSAGPSASDFLLQSNPEFSIGTGPASYGNSQRSAGLNSAPASSMHYKPAYRKRLPRKNNLPLHPCQETVPMEHFKF